TGCTGATCTTCGATGGTTACGACCTGTTCATCTACGGCGTGGTGCTGCCCTCGATCATGCAGCAGTGGAGCCTGACGCCACTGCAAGCCGGTGCGCTGGGCAGCTACGCGCTGTTCGGCATGATGTTCGGCGCCCTGGCGTTCGGCACCCTGGCCGACCGGATCGGGCGCAAGAAGGGCATCGCCATCTGCTTCGTGCTGTTCTCCTCGGCGACCATCCTCAACGGCTTCGCCAGCAGCCCTAGCGAGTTCGGCATCTTCCGCTTCCTCGCCGGCCTCGGTTGCGGCGGCCTGATGCCCAATGCCGTGGCACTGATGAACGAGTACGCGCCTAAGCGCCTGCGCAGCACGCTGGTGGCGGTGATGTTCAGCGGCTACTCGCTGGGCGGCATGCTCGCTGCCGGGGTGGGCATCTACATGCTGCCGCGCTTCGGCTGGGAGTCGATGTTCTTCGCCGCTGCGGTGCCGCTGCTGCTGTTGCCTCTGATTCTCTGGAAGCTGCCGGAGTCGGTGGGTTTTCTGATGCGCCAGGGCCGTCATGAGCAGGCCCGCGCGATATTGGCCAAGGTCGAGCCGGAGCTGCGTATCGACGCGGCCGATCAGTTGCATATGAACGATGCCAAGGGCCAGGGCGTGGCGGTATTCGAGCTGTTCCGCGAAGGCCGCGCACTGCGCACCTTGTGCCTGTGGCTGGCGTTCTTCTGCTGCCTGCTGATGGTCTACGCGCTCAGCTCTTGGCTGCCCAAGCTGATGGCCGGCGCCGGCTACAGCCTGGGTTCGAGCCTGTCGTTCCTGCTGGCGCTGAACTTCGGCGGCATGGCCGGGGCCATCCTCGGCGGCTGGCTGGGCGACCGCTTCAACCTGGGCAAGGTGATGGTGGCGTTCTTCGTCGCCGCCGCCCTGTCCATCAGCCTGCTTGGCTTCAAGAGCCCGACGCCGCTGCTCTACTGCCTGATCTTCATTGCCGGGGCCACCACCATCGGCACGCAGATCCTGCTGTACGCCGGCGCCGCGCAGTTCTACGGCCTGTCGATCCGCTCCACTGGCCTGGGCTGGGCCTCCGGCATCGGCCGCAATGGCGCCATCGTTGGCCCGCTGCTCGGCGGTGCGCTGATGGCCATCAACTTGCCGCTGCAACTGAACTTCATCGCCTTCGCCGTACCGGGTGCCATTGCCGCCCTGGCCATGGCGGTGTTCACCCTCAGTGGCCAGCGGCGCCAGGCCGCCGACGCCGCGTTGCTCGCCGCCAAGGCCTGATCCGCACGCCGTGCGCCTGCCCGCTGCCGGGCAGGGCCGGCCGTTCCGACACCGAGCGCCTTCCGCTGCGGAAGGCCACACTGACTTGCGAGGCTGACATGCACGCTTTGCTGCGCGACTGTTCGCTGCCTGCCCTGGTGGCCGGTCTGCTGGCCACCACCATTTCCTACGCCGGGCCGCTGGTGCTGATCTTCCATGCGGCGGAAAGCGCCGGCCTGTCGCAGGCGCTGCTGTCGTCCTGGGTCTGGGCCATCTCCATCGGCAGCGGCGTGCTGGGCATGGTGCTCAGCCTGCGCTATCGCACGCCGGTGGTGATTGCCTGGTCGATCCCCGGCAGCGCGCTGCTGGTGGGGGCGCTGCCCACGCTGGGGCTGAACCAGGCCATCGGTGCCTACCTGGTGGCCAACCTGATCCTGCTGCTGATCGCCCTCAGCGGCAGCTTCGACCGCCTGCTGGCGCGCCTGCCGGGCTCCATCGCGGCGGGGTTGCAGGCCGGCATCCTGTTCGCCTTCGGCATCGAGGTGTTCAAGGCGCTGCCCGAGCAGCCGCTGCTGATCGCCAGCATGTTCGTCACCTACCTGCTGCTGCGCCGCTCGGCGCCGCGCTATGCGGTGGCTGGAGTGCTGCTGGTGGGCGCGGCGCTGACCCTGTTCGGTGGGCAACTGCGCAGCGAGGCACTGGTGCTGGAACTGGCCACGCCGCAGTGGATCGCCCCCGAGTTCAGCCTGGCCGCCACCCTCAACCTGGCGCTGCCGCTGGTGCTGGTGGCGCTGACCGGGCAGTTCATGCCGGGCATGGCGGTGCTGCGCAACGCCGGCTACGACACCCCGGCCAGCCCGATCATCGGCGCCAGCGCCATCGGTGGGGCGCTGCTGGCACCCTTCGGCTGCCATGGCCTGAACCTGGCGGCGGTCACTGCCAGCCTGTGCACCGGGCGCGAGGCCCATGAAGACCCACGGCGGCGCTATATCGCCGCACTATCGGGCAGCCTTGCCTACCTGGTGTTCGGCATTGCCGGGGCCACGCTGGTGTCGTTGTTCGCCGCCTTTCCTGCCGCGCTGATCGCCGCCCTGGCCGGGCTGGCGCTGTACGGCGCGTTCAGCGAGGCCCTGGCGCGCAGCCTGAGCGAGCCGCAGGAGCGTGATGCCGGGCTGTGCACCTTTCTGGTGACGGCTTCCGGGGTGACCTTCCTCGGCCTGTCGGCCGCCTTCTGGGGGCTGCTGTTCGGCCTGGCCGCGCACCTGCTGCTGCGGGCAAGGCGGCAAGCGCCAAGTGCCGCGAATGCCCCACGGGCCGCGCCGCTGCGCGAATGAAACGCCGCGTCACCTGACAGGCGCCGTGCGTATCGCTGCGCGCGGCAATGCCTGGTGCGCACAGCGCACCCTACAAGCTGAAACCTCGGCCTTCGTCGGGTGCGCTGCGCGCACCCCATCCAGACCCGATTCACCCTCCCAACCGGCTGCCCCTGGCTGCCGGGCGGGTTTCTGCAACCACGATAACAACAAGAGCATGATCACCATGAACCACACCCCACGCCTTTGCCTGCTGTCCACCGCCATCGCCGCCTGCCTGCCAAGCCTGAGCCAGGCCGGCGAGGGCGGTTTCATCGAAGACACCACTGCCACCCTCACGGCGCGCAACTATTACTTCAGCCGCGACTTCTCCGACATCGTCGGGCCGAACCGGCAATCCAAGGCCGAGGAATGGGCGCAGGGCTTCATTCTCAACCTCAAATCCGGCTACACCCCGGGGCCGGTGGGCTTCGGTGTCGATGCCATCGGCCTGCTCGGCATCAAGCTCGACAGCAGCCCGGATCGGGTCAACACCGGCCTGTTGCCCACACGCGAGAGCGGCAAGGCGGCAGACGACTACAGCCGCCTGGGCGTGGCGGCCAAGGTGCGGGTGTCCAAGACCGAGCTGAAGGTGGGCGAACTGCAACCCAACCTGCCGCTGCTGACCTTCTCCGACATCCGCCTGCTGCCGCCCAGCTATCAGGGCATGAGCCTGGTTTCCAACGAGTTCGCCGGCCTCACCCTGCAGGCGGGCCACCTCAATTCCACCAGCCTGCGCAACGAGGCCGGCGACGACAAGATGCTCGCCATGCTCGGGCACCTGCCGCAGCGCGGCGCGACCAGCGATGCCTTCAACTATGCCGGCGGCGACTATGCCTTCAATGCCGCGCGCAGCTCGCTGAGTGCCTGGTACGGCCAGCTCGAGGACATCTACCAGCAGCGTTTCCTCGGCTTCAAGCACAGCGAGCCACTCGGTGCCTGGACGCTGGGCGCCAACCTCGGCTTCTATGGCTCCAGCCAGGATGGCAAGGGCCTGCTCGGCGACATCGACAACCAGGCGCTGTTCACCCTGCTCTCGGCCAGGCACGGTGGGCATACCTTCTATATCGGCTACCAGGCGATGTTCGGTGACACGGCCTTTCCCCGCGTGTTCGCCAACATCACGCCGCTGGGCAACGAGGTGCCCACCTTCGAGTTCGCCTCCGCCGACGAGCGCTCCTGGCAACTGCGCTACGACTACGACTTCGCCGCCATGGGCGTGCCGGGCCTGGTGGCCGGGGTGCGCTACATCCGTGGCGACAACGTCGATGTGCAGGCCACCAATCGCAGCGGCCCGCGCTACGAGGGCAAGGACTGGGAACGTGACCTGGACATCGGCTACGTAGTGCAGAGCGGTTCGCTCAAGGGCCTCGGCGTGCGTGTGCGCAACGTCGTCGCGCGCTCCAACTACCGCAGCGATATCGACGAGAACCGGCTGATCCTCAGCTACACCTGGAACCTGCTGTAAGAGGGTGTAGGCACGACTAAACAGGAATTGTTCGATAATCGCACTATAAGGCGATTATCGGATTGTTCGGCCGAATGCTCCGCCCTAATCTGGGCTCACTCGCCACCTCGGGTCGGTGGCATCTGCAACCTGAAGAGAACTCAACGATGGCCGACATCATCACCCTGCGCGAGGCCATCTCGCGCCATGTCCACGACGGCGATTGCGTCGCCCTCGAAGGCTTCACTCATCTGATTCCCACTGCCGCCGCCCATGAGCTGATTCGCCAGGGCAAGAAGGATCTGCACCTGGTGCGCATGACCCCCGATCTGGTCTATGACCTGCTGATCGGTGCCGGCTGCGCGCGCAAGCTGACCTTTTCCTGGGGCGGCAACCCCGGCGTCGGTTCGCTGCACCGCCTGCGCGACGCGGTGGAGAAGCACTGGCCGCACAAGCTGGAGATCAGCGAGCACAGCCACGCGGCCATGGCCAACGCCTACGTGGCCGGTGCCTCCAATCTGCCGTTCGCCGTGTTGCGCGGCTACCAGGGTTCCGATCTGGTCAAGGTCAACCCGGACATCAGGTTCATCGAGTGCCCGTTCACCGGCGAGAAGCTGGCGGCGATTCCCAGCGTGCGCCCGGACGTCACCGTGATCCACGCGCAGAAGGCCGACCGCAAGGGCAACGTGCTGATCCAGGGCATCCTCGGCGTGCAGAAGGAAGCCGCCCTGGCCGCCAAGCGTTGCATCGTCACGGTCGAAGAAATCGTCGACGACCTTGAGGCGCCGATGAACGCCTGCGTGCTGCCGACCTGGGCCATCAGCGCCGTCTGCGTGGTACCCGGTGGCGCCCATCCGTCCTACGCCCATGGCTACTACGAGCGTGACAACCGCTTCTACCAGGACTGGGATCCGATTGCTCGCAACCGCGACAGCTTCACCGCCTGGATCGATGAGTACATCCGCGACACCGAGGATTTTGCGCACTACCAGGCGAAAGTGAAGGGGGAGGCCAAGTGATGAGCGAGTTCAACACCAATGAAATGATGACCGTGGCCGCCGCGCGCCGCCTCGGCAATGGCACCGTCTGCTTCGTCGGCATCGGCCTGCCGTCCAAGGCCGCCAACCTGGCACGCCTGACCCACGCCCCGGAAGTGGTACTGATCTATGAGTCCGGCCCCATCGGCGCCAAGCCGAGCGTGTTGCCGCTGTCCATCGGTGACGGCGAGTTGGCCGAAACCGCCGACACCGTGGTGCCCACCGGCGAAATCTTCCGCTACTGGCTGCAGGGCGGGCGCATCGACGTCGGCTTCCTCGGCGCAGCCCAGGTCGACAAGTACGGCAACATCAACACCACCGTGATCGGTGACTACCACGCGCCGAAAGTGCGCCTGCCGGGCGCCGGTGGCGCGCCGGAAATCGCAGGCTCGGCGAAGAAGGTGCTGATCATCCTCAAGCAGGGCCATCGCACCTTCGTCGACAAGCTGGCCTTCATCACCTCGGTCGGCCATGGCGAAGGCGGCGATCATCGCAAGCGCCTGGGGCTGCCGGGCGACGGCCCGGTGGCGATCATCACCGACCTGTGCATCATGGAGCCGGAAGCCGGCACCAACGAATTCATCGTCACCTCGCTGCATCCGGGCGTGACCCGCGAGCAGGTGATCGAGAACACCGGCTGGCAGATTCGTTTCGCCGACAGCGTGGGCACCACCGAGGCGCCGACCGCCGCGGAACTGGCCGCGCTGCGTGACCTGGAAGCGCGCACCGCTGCCGCCCACGGCCAGGCCGGAGGTGAAGAATGAGCCGTGACGTATTCATCTGTGATGCCGTGCGCACGCCGATTGGCCGTCTGAATGGCGCGCTGTCGGCGGTGCGCGCCGACGACCTGGCGGCGATTCCGCTCAAGGCGCTCATCGAGCGTAACCCGCAGGTCGACTGGTCTGCCGTCGATGAAGTGTTCATGGGCTGCGCCAACCAGTCCGGCGAAGACAACCGCAACGTCGC
The genomic region above belongs to Pseudomonas sp. GOM7 and contains:
- a CDS encoding CoA transferase subunit A, with the protein product MADIITLREAISRHVHDGDCVALEGFTHLIPTAAAHELIRQGKKDLHLVRMTPDLVYDLLIGAGCARKLTFSWGGNPGVGSLHRLRDAVEKHWPHKLEISEHSHAAMANAYVAGASNLPFAVLRGYQGSDLVKVNPDIRFIECPFTGEKLAAIPSVRPDVTVIHAQKADRKGNVLIQGILGVQKEAALAAKRCIVTVEEIVDDLEAPMNACVLPTWAISAVCVVPGGAHPSYAHGYYERDNRFYQDWDPIARNRDSFTAWIDEYIRDTEDFAHYQAKVKGEAK
- a CDS encoding OprD family porin; its protein translation is MNHTPRLCLLSTAIAACLPSLSQAGEGGFIEDTTATLTARNYYFSRDFSDIVGPNRQSKAEEWAQGFILNLKSGYTPGPVGFGVDAIGLLGIKLDSSPDRVNTGLLPTRESGKAADDYSRLGVAAKVRVSKTELKVGELQPNLPLLTFSDIRLLPPSYQGMSLVSNEFAGLTLQAGHLNSTSLRNEAGDDKMLAMLGHLPQRGATSDAFNYAGGDYAFNAARSSLSAWYGQLEDIYQQRFLGFKHSEPLGAWTLGANLGFYGSSQDGKGLLGDIDNQALFTLLSARHGGHTFYIGYQAMFGDTAFPRVFANITPLGNEVPTFEFASADERSWQLRYDYDFAAMGVPGLVAGVRYIRGDNVDVQATNRSGPRYEGKDWERDLDIGYVVQSGSLKGLGVRVRNVVARSNYRSDIDENRLILSYTWNLL
- a CDS encoding benzoate/H(+) symporter BenE family transporter, translated to MHALLRDCSLPALVAGLLATTISYAGPLVLIFHAAESAGLSQALLSSWVWAISIGSGVLGMVLSLRYRTPVVIAWSIPGSALLVGALPTLGLNQAIGAYLVANLILLLIALSGSFDRLLARLPGSIAAGLQAGILFAFGIEVFKALPEQPLLIASMFVTYLLLRRSAPRYAVAGVLLVGAALTLFGGQLRSEALVLELATPQWIAPEFSLAATLNLALPLVLVALTGQFMPGMAVLRNAGYDTPASPIIGASAIGGALLAPFGCHGLNLAAVTASLCTGREAHEDPRRRYIAALSGSLAYLVFGIAGATLVSLFAAFPAALIAALAGLALYGAFSEALARSLSEPQERDAGLCTFLVTASGVTFLGLSAAFWGLLFGLAAHLLLRARRQAPSAANAPRAAPLRE
- a CDS encoding MFS transporter, translated to MRQIDVHAVIDGARFTRFHWMVMALCALLLIFDGYDLFIYGVVLPSIMQQWSLTPLQAGALGSYALFGMMFGALAFGTLADRIGRKKGIAICFVLFSSATILNGFASSPSEFGIFRFLAGLGCGGLMPNAVALMNEYAPKRLRSTLVAVMFSGYSLGGMLAAGVGIYMLPRFGWESMFFAAAVPLLLLPLILWKLPESVGFLMRQGRHEQARAILAKVEPELRIDAADQLHMNDAKGQGVAVFELFREGRALRTLCLWLAFFCCLLMVYALSSWLPKLMAGAGYSLGSSLSFLLALNFGGMAGAILGGWLGDRFNLGKVMVAFFVAAALSISLLGFKSPTPLLYCLIFIAGATTIGTQILLYAGAAQFYGLSIRSTGLGWASGIGRNGAIVGPLLGGALMAINLPLQLNFIAFAVPGAIAALAMAVFTLSGQRRQAADAALLAAKA
- a CDS encoding CoA-transferase subunit beta — protein: MSEFNTNEMMTVAAARRLGNGTVCFVGIGLPSKAANLARLTHAPEVVLIYESGPIGAKPSVLPLSIGDGELAETADTVVPTGEIFRYWLQGGRIDVGFLGAAQVDKYGNINTTVIGDYHAPKVRLPGAGGAPEIAGSAKKVLIILKQGHRTFVDKLAFITSVGHGEGGDHRKRLGLPGDGPVAIITDLCIMEPEAGTNEFIVTSLHPGVTREQVIENTGWQIRFADSVGTTEAPTAAELAALRDLEARTAAAHGQAGGEE